The nucleotide window ggctgctgatcAGTGAGGCCAGAGTAACCAATGGCTTCGGTGTATGTCCAGCCTGATAGCCCTCTGCAGCACACATGGCCTGAGTGGGACACTGGGCAAGGCTGAGGCAGGATGAGGTCCTGGCCAGGCTGTATTCTGCCTCCCACATCTTGCAGTCAGTCCTCCTGGTACTCATGGGGGTCATTCTCCCCCACCTGTCTGTGACAGatgtctgtgtgtctgcaggAGGGAGGATGACACCCCTGCTGCCCTCCGCACACTAGCAGTATCCTGATCGAGTTAACCTTCATATGAATATCCTACTGCTGACGTTTTTGAGTATGGGAAAGTATCCAGTTTGCTGCATTTGCCCAGCctccaaaacacaaaaacaaacttccATGCAAAAGAGTACAGGAGTGCCATCCAGGGCGTGGGTGTGGGGTTggcaggcagtggctggaaggCTTTGGTTAGCAAGTTAGCGGCTCGTGCTGTGGTGAGATGACTAGCCCCGGGCCCACTGTTTTGTCCCTGCCTCCTGGAGCTTGGAAGCTGCTGGTCTGAGCTAAAGAGGGAGTAAGCAAAGGAGCCTTTGGTTTGCTTTGGGGATGGGAGTGCCTTCCTACTGAAAAGGCACTTTAGTGGAGGTGCTAAGTACCCAGGATGTGTGTGCCTTGCAGGTGAATCCCAACAGCATTGCAGCCAAAGATGGCCGGATCCGAGAAGGAGACCGAATCATCCAGGTGAGCTGAGCAGGATAGGCAGGCCTGACCTAGGGCCCTGATGTACCAGCTGTCACACCACCTTTTCTTAGCCGATCCCTGCTCTGTCCTGCTAAGAGGTTAGCCTGGTACCAGGCATCCTGTTGTGATTAAAATCAGGGCTGGGAGATGATTAAAATCATCTCTCCTGCACAACTGCCTTGGGTGACTCCTGTGTCCACGTGGGATCTGCTCTGGCACATTGCAGCCTCTCCTTCTGTCCCCCAGATGTGGTCAGATCTCCTCCTCCATGTTATTCTCCGAGCATGCGTGCTCTCGCACCAGCCAGGCTGCCCTTTCCCGAGGCaccttccacttctttccaccCTTCCAAAGCTCGAGAGCCTGTCCCAGCCCAGGGTGCTCAACCAGGGTCCATCCCAGAGCCAGCTCTGGGGTCCTTGTTGATTGTTCCTCGGCCCGCCACAGATAAATGGTGTGGACGTCCAGAACCGGGAAGAGGCAGTGGCCATCCTGAGCCAGGAGGAGAACACCAACATCTCTCTGCTGGTGGCCCGGCCTGAgagccaggtgtgtgtgtgtgtgtgtgtgtgtgtgtgtccagcagGGTGTTCTGGGTCCCCTCACATTGGGCTTTCTGTCTTGGAATATGCTGTGACAAGGGCACAGACATGCCAATAACCTGGTGCTCATAGAGGGCTGGCAGTGTTCCAGAGCCTATTTCCCCTTTTGACCTGTGATGGCCGGGTGGGCTGGTACCACCCCCTCTCTTGGGTTGTTAACTTCACGGGGACCATGAGCCTGGTTATGGAGCCTTGAGGCAACTGGAAGGGTGTCCGGGGAAGTCCTTAAGTCGGTGTGGACATCATGGGCCTGTCTCTGCAGCTGGCAAAGCGATGGAAGGACAGTGACCGGGATGACTTCCTGGATAATTTGGGCTCAGAGAATGAGGGGGACCTGCGTGGTGGGAAGTTGAAATCGCCCCCTGCCCAGAAGGTGAGCAAGGAGGAAGAGCAGGTAGTAGGGAGGGCAAGcaggaagggagtgggagaaggggcTCGGGGTGTATGGGGGTGTATGCACCAGGCCCCAAACTCCTTTTGATCCCAATCCTGTGGCTCCCCCGCTAGTGGGACCCAGACTGAGTGGGGTTCACCTTTCTACCCCAGCTCGGGAAtgaagaggagcaaggggtccctgATGTGGGCCCAGGCCTGAGCAACAGCCAGGAGCTGGACAGCGGGGTGGGCCGGACTGACGAGAGCACCCGCAATGAGGAGAGCTCTGAGCATGACCTGCTGGGCGATGAGCCCCTGAGCACCACCAACACGCCTGGGACCCTGCGCAAGTTTGGCCTGCAAGGGGATGCCCTGCAGAGCCGGGACTTCCACTTCAGCATGGACTCCCTGCTGGCTGAGGGGGCCGCACTGGGGGGTGGTGAAGTCCCTGGTCTCACCGACGAGGAGTATGAGCGCTACCGGGAGCTGCTGGAGATAAAGTGCCACCTGGAGAATGGCAACCAGTTGGGCCTCCTCTTCCCCCGAGCCTCTGGTGGCAACAGCGCCCTGGACGTCAATCGCAATGAGAGCTTGGGCCACGAGATGGCCATGTTGGAGGAGGAGCTACGGCACCTGGAATTCAAGTGCCGCAACATCTTGCGGGCGCAGAAGATGCAGCAGCTGCGGGAGCGTTGCATGAAGGCCTGGCTGCTGGAGGATGAGAGCCTCTATGAGCTGGGAGCCAGTGAGCCCAAGAAGCACGAGCTGTCTGACATCTCTGAGCTGCCCGAGAAGTCTGACAAGGACAGCACCAGTGCCTACAACACAGGGGAGAGCTGCCGCAGCACCCCACTACTCACCGAGCCCCTGCTGGAGAGCCCCCTGAGGCGGGCAGCTGCTGGCAACTCCAACTTGAACCAGATTCCCTCTGGGCCCCCTGTTGCCACCCACCCCAAGGGAGCTCCTCCACAGGGGAGCCCTGCCAAGTTCCGATCCCCCTCCCGGGATCCTGAGGTGGGCCGGAGACAGCACTCAGAGGAGCATGTCCGCCGCAGCCCAAAGACGGGGGTGACCCTGGAGCGTGTGTGCCCCGAGGGCAGCCCTTACCTCTCTAGGCGCCACCGAGGCCAGGGCCCAGAGAGCGAGCACTACAATAGCTGTGTGCAGTTGGCCCCGCCGCGTGGCCTGGAAGATCTGGGTCATGGCCCCTTGAGTGTGGCTAGTGGCCCTCGGGTGGGCGGAGCAGTGGCAACAGCCACCGAAGCACCCCGTATGGAGTGGAAGGTCAAGGTACGTAGTGACGGAACCCGCTATGTGGCCAAGCGGCCTGTGCGTGATCGCCTTCTAAAAGCCCGGGCCCTGAAGATCCGAGAGGAGCGCAGTGGCATGACCACGGATGATGACGCAGTGAGCGAGATGAAGATGGGCCGCTACTGGAGCAAAGAAGAGCGGAAGCAGCACCTGATCCGGGCCCGGGAGCAGCGGAAGCGGCGTGAGTTCATGATGCAGAGCCGGCTGGAGTGCCTGAGGGAACAGCAGAATGGCGACAGCAAGGCTGAGCTCAACATCATTGCCTTGAGCCACCGCAAAACCATGAAGAAACGGAACAAGAAGATTCTAGACAACTGGATCACCATCCAGGAGATGCTGGCCCACGGCACTCGCTCAGCTGACGGCAAGCGGGTCTATAACCCTCTGCTCTCAGTTACCACTGTCTGAGCCACCTGGATGGGAGCTAGCTGTATGCCAGGTGCTGGCCTTCTGCCCCAACCCAGGTTCAGTGAGCCTCCAGGGACCCCACCCTGTACTCTCCCTTAGAATctagtgtgtgtctgtgtgtgcacaggtgtgtgcgtacctgtctttgtgtgtgtgcacaggaatTTGTTGCCAGAGAGAAGCCTCTTGAGAAGCAGGGGCACCCCTTCggttgtgtgcatgtgtatacgcAATACAAGCCCACGAGCCCaggcacatgcatgtgcacacacactcatgcacacccCTCCAGAGCTCTCTCAGTGTGGGACCTTAGGCACAGGGAAGTTCAGCTGAAAAGGAGGTGAAGAGGATTGTCCTAAGCACAAGAGAATGTCCAGCTTCCGAGCTGAGCAGTCTCTCCCCCTGCTGGGAGCAGCCACTATTTGTAGACAAAGGCAACCCtgatttttgtggtttttctcccttcctgtgcttgccaattgtttttctgttttgtgcaGCTGCCCTGGGGACTGGCAGCTCCTTCAGGCAGCCTGACAAAGGTGGAATCCCCTAGTGAAggctgggaaggaggtgggtgggtggggggagtaagagggagggttgggtgggagggaagggatgggaacaaaggggaaaatgggaagcaGCTTTCCTGCTGGCCTCTGCTCTAGTGTGGGGACAAGGAGCCTCTGACGTGGCTTTTGAGGCTCATCCTGGGGCTACCTCCTCTGAAGAGGGAGAGCTGAGACTGAGGGGGCTGTATCCATCCAAGAAGAAATAATTGATCCTAGGGCTGTGCCTGACTCCATATAGAGTGGCTTCTCTTCTGAGGGTCATGCTTACACATGAGGAGTCCAGAAGCCAACGCCCATGAATAATAGCAAAAGACCTTTGTGACAAGAACCACATGGAGTTGAGGGAATGGCCTGGACCTGTCAGAGGTGTGCCTGGCCAGCTGGGCCAACGGGGGAGAAGATGTCCTACACCCTACTCTGCAGGTGTGCACTGGGCAGCTCTTGGGAACTGGTGCATTTATTGAGAGCTGCCTCaagctccccagggcccctcggCCTCAGCCTCAGATTGGAGTCAGACAGGCTGCCCGTCCCTGCCCCCCACTGGCATCGTGACAATAAAGCAAGCTGCCTTTTTATGGTGACTCCTGGCCtccctgtgttcattttcatCGTGCTAGGAGAAATCAGTTTGGAGTGGgagaggggcagcagggcaggcgaGGACTGGGACCAATTGAAAGCTGTGCCTCTGCTTTTCTTGGCATGTCACTAAGGAACAGCAAGGTCTTCTGATGTCAGTGTCCTGTATTCTGGGAGGAGGTATGACAGGGTTGCTTGAATCATTTCAGGGGTGTGACATGGCCACAGGGGTGGTTCCCAGATGCAGGGAAGGGTGGCAGAGGCCTGGCTCAGGACTGGTGGCGGGGGCTTGCCACTGAATGAGGCCAACACCCATTCCCCGGTGGAGCCTGAGAGAAGAGGGTTCCactcatctcctcctcctctgccttggAAAAGCCCTAgcaggggcaaggagctgggaGCGTCTCAAAAGCACAAATTACCTTCTCCATTTGGGGATCGCATAGTGCCTAGCAGGTAGAAGATGCTGAGTAAAGTTTTGGCCAAATGGAAGTGTACCTGGGTGGCCACAGAGGGCCCTTCTGGTTTGGGGACTTCCAGAGGTGCAGACAGATGCTGGTAGTTCCATTCAGTGAGCAAACCACTGGGCATCAAGTGCCAGGAATCATGCTACATGCTGGGCGGGGGCCAGTTCCCTGAAGGCCAACTCTGGGTGTGGCCTGTTCTGTGCATGGCACTCCCTGGGGTGGGCAATGTGGCCATGGAGGGAGCTTCTCTTGAACAGATGCTGGACACAGCAGCCAAAGTGGGCAAGGACACATTAAAATAAGTCTCTTGAAACAACAATGTAGACCTCTTGTTAATTCCGCTAATTGAATGAGATGGGCTTGAGCGAGGAATCGAGTTTATTTTCCTAGAAGCCCAGTGCCCTGCTGGGAAGGCTGGTTCCCAAGGGGGCCACATCTGTCTGGCTGGCTGAGCAGCTGGGAGGGAAGGCCCAGCATGTCACACTGCAGGCTGGAACGCCAGCAAGTGGGAAGGGAGTAACGGGCTTGGTGAAAAGGGACAATTGGGAGcaagaggggtgggggcaggagatgcCCCCTTTTCAGCTCAGTCCTCTGACACTTCTTGCTGAGGATGAGGTTCCTAGACACTTGTGACCAGTCTGTTTCCCTGGAAGGGATACAGCCCCATGGAAGAGGATGGGTCTCCCCTGCCACAGAAAATGGGTGTGGGGAGTTGGAGACAGAAGCCAGCTGACCCCTGGGCATCCCTCTCTAGCTGCTGGCTCACTTTGATGGCTCTAGAGCAGCAATTTCCAACTGGTGTGttgcaagaatttaaaaaatacgcAATGCTTGACTAACCCtcttcctttagattgtcaaattaagaaatgacaacagctgacacaatagccatccattgtgaatgaatcaaaatcataccttttttggtcagatcagcaaacaTATTTCCTGGCCCtaactggtgttgctcagtggatttagtgccggcctgcaaaccaaaaggtcactggtttgattcccagccagagtacatgcctgggttgcaggtcaggtccccagttggggtatgtgagaggcaaccaactgacaTTTGTCTTGGGCATTCATCAATATTttgccctctttctccctccccctaaaaagtaaataaattaattttttctggtgttttgcaGATTTTTAGTAATTAATGTATGTGTGTTATGAGCTGCTTGAAAGGTATCCCATTCTTGCTCTGGTGGGGAGTTGGTGGGGGAGGCCCAGTGCTCCAGGAATGTGGGCCAAGACAGGCCTAGAACCTGGAGTCCCTTGGCCATATGAAAGCCAGCACTGGGGCGTGGCTCTCACTGGTTCTTGGAGGGTTGACAGCCCTTGGCAATTGATACCCCAGAGCAGTGACTTCACATTTGGGGCTCATTGCCATTGGGCAGATGGTGGAGTCATCACTGGACCTCACGTAGCtgccactgccctgccctgcccaggctgtTTGCTCAATGCACGAGGGGAGGACCTGTCTCCTTCACTTTGTTAGAGTCAGGGTGAGCCCTGACCACCACCAGCAGGCTTCCCCTTGGGCTCCCTCTGCTGGTCTTGCTCTGGAATCCAGAAACTAGCAGTCAGTAGCCCAAGGGGCTTGGTCCTCCTTATCCTGGACTGTCCTGCTATACTGCTTTTGGGGGTGAGGACCCAGCTCCTCTTCAGAGCCTCCCCACTCCTGCTAGTTGCTCCCATCCCAATGAGCAGAGAGGCCAGTGTCCCATAGTCTTGGAGGAGGTCCCCACGCAGTCCCACACAGGTCACAAGCCACTCTCACCCTCCCAGCTCTTACTGCTATGGAGGACCCAGCCCAGAAATAGGAGCCCCAGCTCTCCCAGCTAGGTTTTAGGCGTACCCTCCTTTGCGAGTGCAACCTCTTGAGGCTTTTACTGTGTTCACACAGGCCTGTTACACAGCCAATGGTGATCAAGCACCAGGGTGCTGGGACACCACCAGAATGGCCCAATGACCCCTCACTGAGAACCCCATGGGAGGCAGTCACTGGGTCAGAGCCGAGCATACTGACTTGGACCATGTGTGTGGGAAGGACTCCCCTGGGATTTGCCATCTACCCTTTGGATCCCAGGTTCTCAGCACTTCTGCAGCCATGGGTGGCACCAGTGAAACTGCTCTGGGGAAGGCTGATGTCTGGTGTCCACAAGGGGCACTGGGTGCTCAGTGGAACAGGGTCACTAGGAGGGCAAAGTGCAAGGTGAACTGGAGGGGGCTAGCAATGGGCTCCAGAGAGGCATGGGGGTCAGGGTCATCTTTTTTCCTGTGGTTTCTGTGTCCCACCTGCCACTATGAAGTGGGAGCACTGGGAAGCAACATGGAAAGGACAGGGTACAATGTTTAGAATGACCACGCCCCAGGCTGCCAGGTGTATCAGCTTCAAGTGCATCAGTAAAATAGGAGCAGTCACAATGTACCACAGGAAAAGCACAGAAAGTGCGTCAGCACATGGCTTTGCCCTGGGCTCCAGACACAGGAGCCACTGCAGGCTAGGCGTGCTGTAGTCTACATGTGTTGCTGACTGCAGAGTCTCAGGGAAGTTAGGCAGTTGCACTCCCAGTGGGAGGTAGTCAGAGGGGCTAGGGCATGGCAGTCCTCTCTGCCAGAAGACTGGCATGTGCTGGGGGAGAAGACAACTGTCCCATTCACACCAATGCAGGCAACCAGGAGAGGTGCACAACAGCACTAGGGGCCCCAGGCAGGGAAGGCTCAGCTGGGGGCTGAGGAAGGACAGCCTGCAATAGCAAAGAGCAAAGCAAACCCATGAGATAGGAGTTTCAGCCCCATCCACACTCAGTGCTGCACTGTCTGGGGTGGACCAGGAGATGCTGGCTGCCCAGCTCTGACTTGTGTGGAAGGCAAGGTGTGGCAACGTAAGTGAGGAGCCACATAACTTTATTGAAAGAAACAAGGGGGCTGAGGGTGCTGCCCTCAGGCCTGGATGTGGCTCTTGGCGTTGAAGGCCAGGTAGTAGATCACTAGGCCGATGACTGCAGCCAACACCTCGGTGGAAACCCAGGGCCCATTCCAGGTGCCCTGCAAGAAAGGAGACCAAAGCATGCTCAGGGGATGGATGGGCAaggggcccagccagccctggtTACCCTCCTTCTGGGGCATAAAGACTCACTGGCGAACTACGGCTCAGCCCCCCAACCCCTAAAAAAGGATGAGGTTTGCTGTGTGCTTGCCATTTCTCAAGACCAGGTCAGCCTCTTTGGCTCACTCACCCGATGGTCCACACTGACTGTGAACAGGGGTGGGATGATGGAAATGTCCTCGTTATTTCTCTGAGCCTGTAAGGGAGGTGCTGGAGTTAGGGGTGCTGCTGagtggggtggggtaggagaGGCAGGAACACTGGCTTGAGTcatggaaggagaggagagaaatgggtAAGGGAGAAACACAGAAGGT belongs to Phyllostomus discolor isolate MPI-MPIP mPhyDis1 chromosome X, mPhyDis1.pri.v3, whole genome shotgun sequence and includes:
- the PDZD4 gene encoding PDZ domain-containing protein 4 isoform X1, with translation MGCNMCVVQKPEEQYKVMLQVNGKELSKLSQEQTLEALRSSKEPLVIQVLRRSPRLRGDSSCHDLQLVDSGTQTDITFEHIMALGKLRPPTPPMVILEPYVLSELPPINHEYYDPAEFMEGGPQEADRMDELEYEEVELYKASHQDKLGLMVCYRTDDEEDLGIYVGEVNPNSIAAKDGRIREGDRIIQINGVDVQNREEAVAILSQEENTNISLLVARPESQLAKRWKDSDRDDFLDNLGSENEGDLRGGKLKSPPAQKLGNEEEQGVPDVGPGLSNSQELDSGVGRTDESTRNEESSEHDLLGDEPLSTTNTPGTLRKFGLQGDALQSRDFHFSMDSLLAEGAALGGGEVPGLTDEEYERYRELLEIKCHLENGNQLGLLFPRASGGNSALDVNRNESLGHEMAMLEEELRHLEFKCRNILRAQKMQQLRERCMKAWLLEDESLYELGASEPKKHELSDISELPEKSDKDSTSAYNTGESCRSTPLLTEPLLESPLRRAAAGNSNLNQIPSGPPVATHPKGAPPQGSPAKFRSPSRDPEVGRRQHSEEHVRRSPKTGVTLERVCPEGSPYLSRRHRGQGPESEHYNSCVQLAPPRGLEDLGHGPLSVASGPRVGGAVATATEAPRMEWKVKVRSDGTRYVAKRPVRDRLLKARALKIREERSGMTTDDDAVSEMKMGRYWSKEERKQHLIRAREQRKRREFMMQSRLECLREQQNGDSKAELNIIALSHRKTMKKRNKKILDNWITIQEMLAHGTRSADGKRVYNPLLSVTTV
- the PDZD4 gene encoding PDZ domain-containing protein 4 isoform X4; its protein translation is MGCNMCVVQKPEEQYKVMLQEVELYKASHQDKLGLMVCYRTDDEEDLGIYVGEVNPNSIAAKDGRIREGDRIIQINGVDVQNREEAVAILSQEENTNISLLVARPESQLAKRWKDSDRDDFLDNLGSENEGDLRGGKLKSPPAQKLGNEEEQGVPDVGPGLSNSQELDSGVGRTDESTRNEESSEHDLLGDEPLSTTNTPGTLRKFGLQGDALQSRDFHFSMDSLLAEGAALGGGEVPGLTDEEYERYRELLEIKCHLENGNQLGLLFPRASGGNSALDVNRNESLGHEMAMLEEELRHLEFKCRNILRAQKMQQLRERCMKAWLLEDESLYELGASEPKKHELSDISELPEKSDKDSTSAYNTGESCRSTPLLTEPLLESPLRRAAAGNSNLNQIPSGPPVATHPKGAPPQGSPAKFRSPSRDPEVGRRQHSEEHVRRSPKTGVTLERVCPEGSPYLSRRHRGQGPESEHYNSCVQLAPPRGLEDLGHGPLSVASGPRVGGAVATATEAPRMEWKVKVRSDGTRYVAKRPVRDRLLKARALKIREERSGMTTDDDAVSEMKMGRYWSKEERKQHLIRAREQRKRREFMMQSRLECLREQQNGDSKAELNIIALSHRKTMKKRNKKILDNWITIQEMLAHGTRSADGKRVYNPLLSVTTV
- the PDZD4 gene encoding PDZ domain-containing protein 4 isoform X3; this translates as MTVPPINHEYYDPAEFMEGGPQEADRMDELEYEEVELYKASHQDKLGLMVCYRTDDEEDLGIYVGEVNPNSIAAKDGRIREGDRIIQINGVDVQNREEAVAILSQEENTNISLLVARPESQLAKRWKDSDRDDFLDNLGSENEGDLRGGKLKSPPAQKLGNEEEQGVPDVGPGLSNSQELDSGVGRTDESTRNEESSEHDLLGDEPLSTTNTPGTLRKFGLQGDALQSRDFHFSMDSLLAEGAALGGGEVPGLTDEEYERYRELLEIKCHLENGNQLGLLFPRASGGNSALDVNRNESLGHEMAMLEEELRHLEFKCRNILRAQKMQQLRERCMKAWLLEDESLYELGASEPKKHELSDISELPEKSDKDSTSAYNTGESCRSTPLLTEPLLESPLRRAAAGNSNLNQIPSGPPVATHPKGAPPQGSPAKFRSPSRDPEVGRRQHSEEHVRRSPKTGVTLERVCPEGSPYLSRRHRGQGPESEHYNSCVQLAPPRGLEDLGHGPLSVASGPRVGGAVATATEAPRMEWKVKVRSDGTRYVAKRPVRDRLLKARALKIREERSGMTTDDDAVSEMKMGRYWSKEERKQHLIRAREQRKRREFMMQSRLECLREQQNGDSKAELNIIALSHRKTMKKRNKKILDNWITIQEMLAHGTRSADGKRVYNPLLSVTTV
- the PDZD4 gene encoding PDZ domain-containing protein 4 isoform X2, yielding MGCNMCVVQKPEEQYKVMLQVNGKELSKLSQEQTLEALRSSKEPLVIQVLRRSPRLRGDSSCHDLQLVDSGTQTDITFEHIMALGKLRPPTPPMVILEPPPINHEYYDPAEFMEGGPQEADRMDELEYEEVELYKASHQDKLGLMVCYRTDDEEDLGIYVGEVNPNSIAAKDGRIREGDRIIQINGVDVQNREEAVAILSQEENTNISLLVARPESQLAKRWKDSDRDDFLDNLGSENEGDLRGGKLKSPPAQKLGNEEEQGVPDVGPGLSNSQELDSGVGRTDESTRNEESSEHDLLGDEPLSTTNTPGTLRKFGLQGDALQSRDFHFSMDSLLAEGAALGGGEVPGLTDEEYERYRELLEIKCHLENGNQLGLLFPRASGGNSALDVNRNESLGHEMAMLEEELRHLEFKCRNILRAQKMQQLRERCMKAWLLEDESLYELGASEPKKHELSDISELPEKSDKDSTSAYNTGESCRSTPLLTEPLLESPLRRAAAGNSNLNQIPSGPPVATHPKGAPPQGSPAKFRSPSRDPEVGRRQHSEEHVRRSPKTGVTLERVCPEGSPYLSRRHRGQGPESEHYNSCVQLAPPRGLEDLGHGPLSVASGPRVGGAVATATEAPRMEWKVKVRSDGTRYVAKRPVRDRLLKARALKIREERSGMTTDDDAVSEMKMGRYWSKEERKQHLIRAREQRKRREFMMQSRLECLREQQNGDSKAELNIIALSHRKTMKKRNKKILDNWITIQEMLAHGTRSADGKRVYNPLLSVTTV